A genomic stretch from Vibrio neptunius includes:
- a CDS encoding DHH family phosphoesterase: protein MHYDVFNGDADGIIALLQLRLAEPKTSTLVTGVKRDIKLLKPLKCRTSDSLTVLDISMEKNKASLEAILAVGAQVFYVDHHKSGDIPQHMNLRAHINLDANTCTALIVDELLNGRFHLWAITAAYGDNLLAKADELADRAGLTREQKEQLKELGTLINYNGYGAELADLHFDPAQLFKHLLAYNDPFAVIADQHSPYPILKSAYQSDMDRAIATQASHQSDVLAVFELPNHASSRRISGVYGNWLANQTPARAHAVLSVNEDGSYTVSLRAPLNNKQGGGDICAQFLTGGGRAAAAGINTLPKAQVGLFIQAVESYYASSYRSK, encoded by the coding sequence ATGCACTACGATGTGTTCAATGGCGATGCAGATGGCATTATCGCGCTTCTTCAGTTACGCCTAGCTGAGCCTAAAACATCGACTTTAGTTACCGGAGTCAAACGTGATATCAAGCTGCTCAAGCCCCTCAAGTGCCGAACCAGTGATTCGCTCACCGTACTGGATATCTCGATGGAGAAAAATAAGGCGAGTTTAGAAGCGATTCTTGCCGTTGGGGCTCAGGTGTTCTACGTCGACCACCACAAGTCTGGTGATATTCCACAGCACATGAACCTCAGGGCTCACATTAATTTAGATGCCAATACCTGTACCGCCTTGATTGTGGATGAGTTGTTGAACGGTCGCTTTCACTTATGGGCTATCACCGCTGCATACGGTGATAACTTGCTCGCGAAAGCAGACGAATTGGCTGACAGAGCTGGTCTCACTAGAGAACAGAAAGAACAGCTAAAAGAGTTGGGGACACTCATTAACTACAATGGTTATGGCGCAGAGCTGGCAGATTTGCATTTTGACCCTGCTCAGCTGTTTAAGCACCTTTTGGCTTATAATGATCCTTTTGCTGTCATTGCTGATCAGCATTCTCCTTATCCCATTCTCAAATCAGCGTATCAAAGTGATATGGATCGAGCTATCGCCACTCAAGCTTCTCATCAAAGTGATGTGTTGGCGGTGTTTGAGTTGCCTAACCACGCCTCTTCACGACGTATCAGCGGTGTTTATGGCAATTGGTTGGCGAATCAAACCCCTGCTCGTGCGCATGCCGTGCTTTCCGTGAATGAGGATGGGAGCTATACCGTTTCATTACGAGCTCCATTGAATAATAAGCAGGGGGGGGGGGATATATGCGCTCAGTTTTTGACTGGTGGTGGCCGTGCGGCAGCGGCGGGGATCAATACACTACCCAAAGCGCAGGTTGGCTTGTTTATTCAAGCCGTTGAGAGCTATTACGCTTCGTCTTACCGGAGCAAATGA
- a CDS encoding TetR/AcrR family transcriptional regulator, which produces MKTRDKIVLAALDLFNEHGERNITTNHIAAHIDISPGNLYYHFRNKQEIVREIFALYSNELLERFSPIHGQQESLVLLKHYLDSIFNLMWKYRFFYANLPEILQRDEHLHEDYIQVQEKLQANLINIMRAFVDLELVSVENSEMKSLVTTLHLIASSWLGYQAAMSPKTQITEQIIHQGMLQMIAVVKPKATQQGLEQLQLLEDGVKAIHA; this is translated from the coding sequence ATGAAGACACGCGACAAAATAGTGCTCGCCGCATTGGATTTATTTAATGAACATGGTGAACGAAACATCACCACTAACCACATTGCAGCGCATATAGACATTAGTCCGGGCAACCTTTACTACCATTTCCGCAACAAACAAGAAATTGTACGCGAAATCTTTGCGCTCTACTCAAATGAGCTGCTGGAAAGGTTCTCGCCAATTCATGGTCAACAAGAGAGCTTAGTCCTTCTTAAGCACTATCTCGATTCTATTTTCAACCTGATGTGGAAATATCGTTTTTTCTACGCCAATCTGCCAGAAATACTCCAACGCGATGAACACTTACACGAAGATTACATTCAGGTACAGGAGAAGCTTCAAGCAAACCTGATCAATATCATGCGAGCATTTGTCGATTTGGAATTGGTTTCTGTTGAAAATAGCGAAATGAAGTCACTGGTCACAACTCTGCACCTCATCGCTTCTAGCTGGCTGGGTTACCAAGCAGCCATGTCACCAAAGACCCAAATTACCGAGCAAATCATACATCAAGGCATGTTGCAGATGATTGCAGTGGTTAAACCCAAAGCAACGCAACAAGGCCTAGAACAACTTCAATTGCTTGAAGATGGCGTTAAAGCGATTCATGCTTAA